Proteins encoded in a region of the Armatimonadota bacterium genome:
- a CDS encoding dCMP deaminase, which produces MADTRPSWDEYFMRIAKEVATRATCPRRSVGAVIVLDRRILTTGYNGAPHGLAHCTEVGCKIVDGHCQRALHAEQNAILQAALNGVSTRGATVYVTCQPCNACAKMIINAGIERVVFEGDYPDPFAMELFEEAGMELVRLRDGVAELIFPGRTRRERRCE; this is translated from the coding sequence ATGGCAGATACCAGACCATCGTGGGATGAGTACTTCATGCGCATTGCCAAGGAGGTTGCCACCCGAGCAACCTGCCCTCGGCGGTCGGTGGGCGCGGTGATTGTGCTGGACAGGCGTATCCTAACCACCGGCTACAACGGCGCGCCGCATGGGCTGGCGCATTGTACCGAGGTGGGCTGTAAAATCGTGGACGGACATTGCCAGCGCGCCCTGCATGCCGAACAGAACGCCATCCTGCAGGCTGCGCTGAACGGCGTGTCCACACGCGGCGCGACGGTGTACGTCACCTGCCAGCCGTGCAACGCCTGCGCCAAAATGATTATCAACGCGGGCATCGAGCGCGTGGTATTTGAGGGAGACTATCCTGACCCGTTCGCGATGGAGCTATTCGAAGAGGCGGGGATGGAGCTCGTGCGATTACGCGATGGCGTAGCGGAGCTCATCTTCCCCGGCAGAACGAGGAGAGAACGCAGGTGCGAATAG
- a CDS encoding ribose-5-phosphate isomerase — MIIGLGADHAGYHLKNIVRSYLQQQGITVRDFGTHTDAPCDYPDFALMVANAVAQGECDLGILICGTGVGMSISANKVKGIRAAHAQDPVTARLARQHNDANVLCMGGRIIGAELAMEIVSAFLNASFTDEERHVRRVHKVQMLEKRYTEGETEREPAR; from the coding sequence ATGATTATCGGCTTAGGCGCGGACCACGCTGGCTACCACTTGAAAAACATTGTGCGCTCGTACCTGCAGCAGCAAGGCATCACCGTACGTGACTTCGGCACCCATACCGACGCCCCATGCGATTACCCCGACTTCGCCCTCATGGTGGCGAACGCGGTTGCGCAGGGAGAATGCGATTTGGGTATACTCATCTGCGGTACGGGTGTGGGCATGAGCATCAGCGCAAATAAGGTGAAAGGTATCCGTGCTGCACACGCACAAGACCCCGTCACCGCCCGATTAGCCCGCCAACACAACGACGCGAACGTGTTGTGTATGGGGGGGCGCATTATCGGCGCGGAGCTGGCGATGGAGATTGTGAGCGCATTCCTCAACGCTTCGTTCACCGACGAAGAGCGACATGTCCGTCGTGTGCATAAAGTACAGATGTTAGAGAAACGCTATACCGAGGGAGAAACAGAACGTGAGCCTGCTAGATAA
- the cytR gene encoding DNA-binding transcriptional regulator CytR, whose product MQIKHVWVRQQVLEEIQQGRYDDRLPTKQQLAERFGVSIGTVSRALETLCQEGWLEYRRGAGIYACVSAPPRTRQVAFVVSSPADVVEHTYHGPLFRALCDVCAESDINLMVAPTPVDEWALLPERYPKIALYVVAPPVNSLSVLASLWQKGVPLVAVGASWQEEVVFPTVDSDNRGGARRGVEYLLHLGHRRIAYINGSENSTNCRDRLAGYLDALQAWSIQADERWIIRPDDDTHLSPSARNALMDLLLMPERPTAIFCAGYFLALDVIALAEQLGIAVPRQLSILGTDDPVSARYLNPPLTTLRQPLYQMGRRAADVLLRNLSRRAVPERVHAKLPVELVTRASCAPPGH is encoded by the coding sequence GTGCAAATCAAACACGTATGGGTGAGACAGCAGGTGCTGGAGGAAATCCAGCAGGGGCGGTACGACGACCGTCTGCCAACAAAGCAACAGCTTGCTGAACGATTCGGGGTAAGCATTGGCACGGTGTCGCGTGCGCTTGAAACCCTCTGCCAGGAAGGATGGCTGGAGTACAGGCGAGGGGCGGGCATCTATGCCTGCGTATCTGCGCCCCCACGCACCAGGCAGGTTGCTTTCGTAGTGAGCTCACCTGCTGATGTGGTGGAGCACACCTATCATGGCCCTCTCTTCCGTGCCCTGTGCGACGTATGCGCCGAGTCAGACATCAACTTGATGGTGGCGCCAACACCTGTGGACGAATGGGCGCTCTTACCCGAACGCTATCCCAAAATCGCCCTCTATGTGGTGGCTCCTCCGGTGAACAGCTTGAGCGTGCTGGCATCCCTCTGGCAAAAGGGCGTTCCGCTAGTGGCGGTTGGGGCGTCGTGGCAGGAGGAAGTGGTCTTTCCCACAGTGGACAGCGACAACCGGGGCGGTGCACGACGGGGAGTAGAGTATCTGCTGCACCTTGGTCACCGGCGTATTGCGTACATCAACGGCTCGGAGAACAGCACCAACTGTCGCGATCGACTGGCGGGGTATCTGGATGCACTGCAGGCGTGGAGTATTCAGGCAGACGAGCGTTGGATCATCCGCCCCGACGATGACACGCACCTTTCGCCATCCGCACGGAACGCGCTGATGGACCTCTTGCTGATGCCGGAACGCCCAACGGCGATATTTTGCGCAGGCTACTTTCTGGCGTTGGACGTGATAGCTCTTGCGGAACAGCTGGGCATCGCCGTTCCGCGCCAGCTGAGCATACTGGGCACCGACGACCCGGTATCGGCACGTTACCTGAATCCGCCGCTCACCACCCTGCGCCAGCCACTGTACCAGATGGGCAGACGAGCGGCAGATGTGTTGTTGCGGAACCTTTCACGTCGTGCCGTACCGGAAAGGGTGCACGCAAAGCTGCCGGTAGAGCTGGTCACACGCGCCTCGTGCGCGCCACCGGGGCACTAA
- a CDS encoding methyltransferase, whose translation MSANGELERFINQIVEGDCRELLPQLPDECVDLIVTSPPYADQRKHIYGGVHPDEYVEWFLPISADLKRVLKPTGSFVLNIKERVVNGERHTYVLELILKMREQGWLWTEEYIWHKKNTYPGKWPNRFRDAWERCLHFTKQKQFKMFQEAVMVPMGDWRHARLRNLSENDLRRDVSRVGSGFGKRVANWIGRELAYPTNVLHMATECYNRNHAATFPVDLPAWFIKLFTEPGDVVLDPFMGSGTTAVACVRLGRKYIGFEWNPEYVQVAIQRVAKESSQPNLYTFAEERVEYEPR comes from the coding sequence ATGTCCGCAAACGGTGAGCTGGAAAGGTTTATCAACCAGATTGTGGAAGGCGATTGTCGCGAACTGCTTCCACAGTTGCCGGATGAATGTGTAGACCTCATTGTCACCTCGCCTCCATACGCTGACCAGCGCAAGCATATCTACGGCGGCGTCCATCCGGACGAATACGTCGAGTGGTTTTTGCCCATTTCCGCTGATCTCAAACGTGTGCTGAAGCCTACCGGCTCCTTCGTGCTAAACATCAAGGAGCGTGTGGTCAATGGGGAGAGACACACCTATGTCCTTGAACTCATTCTGAAGATGCGCGAACAGGGTTGGCTCTGGACGGAAGAATATATCTGGCACAAGAAAAACACCTACCCAGGTAAATGGCCCAACCGTTTCCGCGATGCCTGGGAACGCTGCCTGCATTTCACCAAGCAGAAACAGTTCAAGATGTTTCAAGAGGCAGTGATGGTGCCGATGGGCGACTGGCGTCATGCCCGCCTGCGCAATCTGAGTGAAAATGACCTGCGGCGTGACGTGTCACGGGTGGGCAGTGGTTTCGGCAAGAGAGTAGCCAACTGGATTGGCAGAGAGCTGGCTTACCCAACGAACGTACTGCACATGGCCACCGAATGTTACAACCGCAACCACGCAGCCACTTTTCCTGTAGACCTGCCCGCCTGGTTTATCAAGCTATTCACTGAACCGGGCGACGTGGTATTAGACCCTTTCATGGGGTCAGGCACAACGGCTGTTGCCTGTGTTCGTCTGGGGCGTAAGTACATTGGCTTTGAGTGGAACCCGGAATACGTGCAGGTAGCCATCCAGAGGGTGGCGAAAGAATCGAGCCAGCCTAACCTGTACACTTTTGCCGAAGAGAGGGTGGAGTATGAACCCCGGTGA
- the glyA gene encoding serine hydroxymethyltransferase → MSLLDNRLTMHYHRTAPLSEVDPEVFAAIENEKKRQHTHLELIASENIASRAVLEAMGSVMTDKYAEGYPAKRYYGGCENMDVVESLAIERAKQLFGAEHANVQPHSGAQANQAVYSVALQPGDTFLAMDLSMGGHLTHGSPVNFSGMLYRAVHYGVHPDTEEIDYDQVRDLARQHRPKLIVAGASCYPRIIDFAAFREIADEVGAKLMVDMAHIAGLVAAGEHPSPIPYADFVTTTTHKTLRGPRGGMILCRAEYAQAIDKAVFPGMQGGPLMHIIAAKAVCFKEALQPQFKLYQAQIRRNARALADGLARRGFRLVSGGTDNHLMLIDLRPQKLTGRKAQVVLDSVNITVNRNMIPFDPEKPFVTSGIRLGTPAVTTRGMAEPEMERIAELIARTLEAPEDEDRLDAIRQEVLALCDQFPVLA, encoded by the coding sequence GTGAGCCTGCTAGATAATCGTCTCACTATGCACTACCACCGGACCGCTCCGCTATCGGAAGTGGACCCTGAAGTATTCGCTGCAATTGAGAACGAGAAGAAACGTCAGCACACCCACCTCGAGCTCATCGCCTCCGAGAACATTGCCAGCAGAGCGGTGCTCGAAGCAATGGGCTCGGTAATGACCGATAAGTATGCCGAAGGCTATCCTGCCAAACGCTATTACGGTGGCTGTGAGAACATGGACGTGGTGGAGAGCCTTGCCATCGAGCGGGCGAAGCAACTGTTCGGCGCGGAACACGCCAACGTACAGCCCCACTCGGGCGCACAGGCGAACCAGGCGGTGTACAGCGTGGCACTTCAGCCGGGAGATACTTTCCTCGCGATGGACCTGTCAATGGGTGGACACCTAACGCACGGTAGTCCGGTGAACTTTTCGGGCATGCTGTATCGCGCGGTGCACTACGGCGTACATCCCGACACTGAAGAGATAGACTACGACCAAGTGCGCGACCTCGCCCGACAGCATCGCCCCAAGCTGATCGTCGCGGGCGCCAGTTGCTACCCGCGCATCATTGATTTCGCCGCCTTCCGCGAGATTGCCGATGAGGTCGGTGCGAAGTTGATGGTGGATATGGCGCACATCGCGGGGCTGGTGGCGGCAGGCGAGCATCCCTCACCCATCCCCTATGCCGATTTCGTCACTACCACCACCCACAAGACTCTGCGTGGCCCGCGCGGCGGCATGATTCTATGCAGGGCGGAGTACGCTCAGGCTATCGACAAAGCTGTATTCCCCGGGATGCAGGGCGGACCGCTGATGCACATTATCGCGGCGAAGGCGGTCTGCTTCAAAGAGGCATTACAACCGCAGTTCAAACTGTATCAGGCACAGATCCGCCGCAATGCCCGTGCGCTGGCGGATGGACTGGCACGGCGCGGCTTTCGACTCGTTTCCGGCGGCACCGATAACCACCTGATGCTGATAGACCTGCGCCCGCAAAAGCTCACCGGCCGTAAGGCACAAGTGGTGCTGGACAGTGTGAACATCACCGTCAACCGCAATATGATACCGTTTGACCCCGAAAAGCCCTTCGTGACCAGCGGGATCCGTCTGGGCACACCGGCGGTGACCACACGCGGTATGGCTGAACCGGAGATGGAGCGTATCGCCGAGCTTATCGCCCGCACGCTGGAAGCACCGGAGGACGAGGACAGGCTGGATGCGATACGTCAAGAGGTGCTTGCCCTCTGCGACCAGTTCCCGGTTCTGGCATAA
- the thuA gene encoding trehalose utilization protein ThuA, producing the protein MSKLRVLVWDENPPHAPKTIYPHSINGAVAEGLRELDKESVLDVRIANLDEPEQGCPADLLANTDVLMWWGHARHGEVKDELAARIAERVQQEGMGFIALHSAHYSKPFRAVLNCTGHLKGGWREHEPPEDEHIRVCAPWHPIAKGVEDFVLNGEEMYGAPFDVPPPLVVILQSYFPLGGETFPSGLCWTVGKGIDPNFTSGPGGGVGQGEGIGRVFYFRPGHETMPTYFHPVVRRILYNATLWAGKRV; encoded by the coding sequence ATGAGTAAACTACGTGTTCTGGTATGGGATGAGAACCCGCCACATGCGCCTAAAACCATCTACCCACACAGCATCAACGGCGCGGTGGCGGAAGGCTTAAGAGAGCTGGACAAAGAGAGTGTGCTGGATGTGCGCATCGCCAACCTCGACGAACCAGAACAGGGCTGCCCAGCCGACCTGCTGGCGAACACCGACGTGCTGATGTGGTGGGGACACGCCCGGCATGGCGAGGTGAAAGACGAGCTGGCAGCCCGAATCGCCGAGCGTGTGCAACAGGAAGGCATGGGTTTTATCGCGCTACACTCGGCACACTATTCCAAACCGTTTCGCGCAGTGCTAAATTGCACAGGACACCTGAAGGGCGGCTGGCGCGAGCACGAACCACCGGAAGACGAGCACATCCGCGTGTGCGCTCCATGGCACCCGATTGCTAAGGGGGTGGAAGATTTTGTGCTGAACGGCGAGGAGATGTATGGTGCGCCTTTTGATGTACCGCCGCCGCTGGTGGTCATCCTGCAGTCCTACTTCCCGCTGGGCGGTGAGACCTTCCCATCCGGCTTGTGTTGGACGGTGGGCAAAGGCATAGACCCGAACTTCACTTCAGGACCCGGTGGAGGAGTCGGGCAAGGCGAAGGCATCGGGCGCGTGTTCTACTTCCGCCCCGGGCATGAGACCATGCCCACCTACTTCCATCCCGTTGTACGCCGCATCCTGTACAACGCGACGCTGTGGGCAGGGAAGAGGGTGTAA
- the tagO gene encoding putative undecaprenyl-phosphate N-acetylglucosaminyl 1-phosphate transferase: MRIAFITFLIAMVVAALVTPVVRKLAERMGVIDQPDERRVHREPTPRWGGIAIYLAFWMAVIPTALWLNLWSNALTAILVLGTVIALFGMLDDKVQITPLWQLVILLGAGVALALFGIRIEGVTHPLAPLMPGEYRPEYWLPLGLWSLPVTALWVFVVTKTVDAIDGLDGLAAGVTAISASTLTLMAVSEKQLMIAVPAAALAGACVGFLRHNINPASIFMGTVGAQFIGFVLATLAIVGTFKVAATISVLVPLLVLGVPFFDAFFVVSRRVLARQPLHKADMRHFHHWLVGRLGHRRAVIVIWGIGLVFSVAAFTLYRMTR, from the coding sequence GTGCGAATAGCTTTTATCACTTTCCTGATAGCAATGGTGGTTGCTGCGCTAGTGACGCCTGTGGTGCGAAAGCTTGCCGAGCGCATGGGTGTGATTGACCAGCCGGACGAACGGCGAGTGCACCGCGAGCCTACACCACGCTGGGGTGGTATTGCCATCTACCTCGCTTTCTGGATGGCGGTTATCCCAACGGCGCTCTGGCTGAATCTCTGGAGCAACGCGCTGACGGCAATCCTCGTACTGGGGACGGTTATCGCGCTGTTTGGGATGCTCGATGATAAGGTGCAAATCACGCCCCTCTGGCAGCTGGTGATACTGCTGGGAGCGGGCGTGGCGTTGGCGCTGTTCGGTATCCGCATCGAAGGCGTTACCCATCCGCTTGCGCCACTGATGCCCGGCGAATATCGTCCTGAATACTGGCTACCTCTAGGCTTGTGGAGCCTTCCGGTCACCGCACTGTGGGTATTTGTGGTAACCAAAACGGTAGACGCTATCGACGGGCTGGACGGCTTGGCAGCAGGAGTGACGGCGATTTCCGCCAGCACGCTTACCCTGATGGCGGTCTCCGAGAAACAGCTGATGATAGCCGTCCCCGCTGCGGCGCTGGCGGGCGCATGTGTAGGCTTCTTGCGCCACAACATCAACCCCGCTTCCATCTTCATGGGTACTGTCGGTGCACAGTTCATCGGCTTTGTGCTGGCAACGCTGGCGATAGTGGGTACATTTAAGGTGGCTGCCACTATCTCGGTGCTGGTGCCGTTGCTGGTGCTGGGAGTGCCCTTCTTCGATGCCTTTTTTGTGGTTTCGCGCCGCGTGCTGGCGCGTCAGCCTTTGCATAAGGCGGATATGAGACATTTCCACCACTGGCTGGTCGGGCGACTGGGCCATCGGCGTGCTGTCATCGTTATCTGGGGCATTGGACTGGTGTTCAGCGTAGCCGCTTTCACCCTCTACCGGATGACGAGGTAA
- a CDS encoding AI-2E family transporter — protein sequence MNDWHSWQSRVRYIARTASLFILRVLMIALAVYVAVRIRSILVTLIVAGLFAYPAGWLVHLLCRLLPSRVPRKIVRPFTTLAVFVLYGYLTYLSVRVLITPFQAEIRALATNWPQYQQEIQQFVKDVQAWYSTLPPDVRRLVESQNVGGIVEMSRQWVSSLIASTATIVGHIVEIVLIPVLAFYFLTDSRNIKHEFVALVPRRWWRDALWLMRQANLILENYVIGQLLLCIIAGVVVGIGLGLLGVKYTLVLAVLAGITRAIPIIGPILGGIPIVLLVVLQYPHNLMVAVHVLLFFTALHFIESKLILPILIGERVKLHPVTVILVLLIGAQFFGLMGMFLAPPVAAVIRVVLHRYWIAPQRTKRLTPRTEEVVRA from the coding sequence ATGAACGACTGGCACTCTTGGCAGAGCAGGGTTCGGTACATTGCGCGCACCGCCAGCTTGTTTATTCTGCGGGTGCTGATGATCGCGCTGGCGGTGTACGTGGCGGTGCGTATTCGTTCTATCCTGGTCACCTTGATTGTGGCGGGGCTGTTCGCCTACCCTGCCGGCTGGCTGGTTCATCTGCTCTGTCGCCTGTTGCCGTCGCGCGTGCCGCGCAAGATAGTGCGTCCGTTCACTACGCTGGCGGTGTTCGTGCTGTACGGCTACCTGACCTACCTCAGCGTGCGCGTGTTAATCACCCCGTTCCAGGCGGAAATCCGTGCGCTGGCAACAAACTGGCCCCAGTACCAGCAAGAGATTCAGCAGTTCGTCAAGGACGTGCAGGCATGGTACAGCACCTTGCCACCAGATGTACGCCGTCTGGTAGAGAGCCAGAACGTGGGCGGTATTGTGGAGATGTCGCGTCAGTGGGTGAGCAGTCTGATTGCAAGCACCGCGACGATAGTAGGGCATATCGTGGAGATTGTGCTGATACCGGTGCTGGCGTTCTACTTTCTTACCGACTCGCGCAACATCAAGCACGAGTTCGTAGCGCTGGTGCCTCGTCGCTGGTGGCGCGATGCCCTGTGGCTGATGCGACAGGCGAACCTGATACTGGAAAACTACGTGATTGGGCAGCTGCTGTTGTGTATTATCGCTGGTGTGGTGGTGGGTATCGGACTGGGATTGCTCGGTGTCAAGTACACGCTGGTGCTGGCGGTGTTGGCAGGTATCACTCGTGCTATTCCTATCATTGGACCGATATTGGGAGGAATACCCATCGTGTTACTGGTGGTGCTGCAGTATCCGCATAACCTGATGGTAGCGGTGCATGTGTTGCTTTTCTTTACCGCGCTACATTTTATCGAGAGCAAGCTCATCCTGCCAATCCTGATTGGCGAGCGGGTAAAACTGCATCCGGTGACGGTGATCCTGGTACTGCTCATCGGGGCACAGTTTTTCGGGCTGATGGGCATGTTTTTGGCTCCACCGGTGGCAGCAGTCATCCGCGTGGTATTACACCGCTACTGGATCGCTCCCCAACGCACAAAGCGTCTGACACCCAGAACGGAGGAAGTGGTTAGAGCATGA
- a CDS encoding D-mannonate dehydratase CC2812, protein MKIAEVRVILTCPGRNYVLVKVITDEGVYGVGDGTLNGSELAVAAAIEHCSHLLVGMDPQRIEDIWYFLYHHTYWRGGPVYAAAIGAIDIALWDIKGKLANMPVYQLLGGAARDKVLCYGHAGGRTPQEVEESVRQLQAKGYRVIRAQIGGYGGSGMVRTEPPPRPGIPPAQYFDPTPYMLEHVKLFEYLRRQLGDAVELCHDVHEQLTPIQAAWLAKQLEPYRLFFLEDVLPPEQIPSFALVRQASTTPLAMGEIVHNRYDALPLLQNRWIDYLRCAPMHVGGITEMRKIAAVAETYGVQMAFHGAADLGPIAQAAAVHLDMVIPNFGVQEWVTFPEPAYEVMPGACEFRDGYAYPPERPGIGLDINEHLAARYPYQRAFMPIVRREDGTMHRY, encoded by the coding sequence ATGAAAATCGCCGAAGTGCGTGTCATCCTTACTTGCCCCGGCCGCAACTATGTGCTGGTGAAGGTGATAACCGATGAGGGCGTGTATGGCGTAGGCGACGGTACACTCAACGGAAGCGAGCTGGCAGTGGCTGCGGCAATTGAGCACTGTTCCCACCTGCTCGTCGGCATGGACCCGCAGCGCATCGAGGACATCTGGTACTTCCTGTACCATCATACCTACTGGCGCGGTGGTCCTGTTTATGCAGCGGCGATCGGCGCGATAGACATCGCGCTGTGGGACATCAAGGGCAAACTGGCGAACATGCCGGTTTATCAGCTGCTGGGTGGCGCAGCTCGAGATAAGGTGCTGTGCTACGGGCACGCTGGAGGACGCACACCGCAGGAGGTAGAGGAAAGCGTGCGCCAACTGCAGGCGAAGGGATACCGGGTCATCCGCGCTCAGATTGGCGGGTACGGGGGGTCGGGGATGGTGCGCACCGAGCCACCGCCTCGCCCGGGCATCCCGCCGGCACAGTATTTTGATCCTACACCCTACATGTTGGAACACGTGAAGCTGTTCGAGTATCTGCGCAGGCAGCTGGGCGATGCAGTGGAGCTATGCCACGACGTGCACGAGCAACTGACCCCCATTCAGGCGGCGTGGCTGGCGAAGCAGCTGGAACCATACCGCTTGTTCTTCTTGGAGGATGTACTACCTCCAGAACAGATACCCAGCTTCGCGCTGGTGAGGCAAGCATCCACCACACCTCTGGCGATGGGCGAGATTGTGCACAACCGTTATGACGCCCTGCCTCTGCTGCAGAACCGGTGGATAGACTATCTGCGCTGCGCGCCTATGCACGTGGGCGGAATTACTGAAATGCGCAAAATCGCCGCCGTTGCCGAGACATATGGCGTGCAGATGGCGTTTCATGGGGCGGCGGACCTGGGACCGATTGCGCAGGCAGCAGCAGTGCATCTGGACATGGTGATACCTAATTTCGGTGTGCAGGAGTGGGTGACGTTCCCCGAGCCGGCGTATGAAGTCATGCCAGGTGCATGCGAGTTCCGGGATGGTTATGCCTATCCGCCAGAACGCCCCGGCATCGGGCTGGACATTAACGAGCATCTGGCGGCGAGATACCCTTATCAGCGAGCGTTCATGCCCATCGTGCGTCGCGAAGACGGCACGATGCACCGATATTAA
- a CDS encoding UDP-N-acetyl glucosamine 2-epimerase: protein MPSPLQVMTVFGTRPDAVKMAPVVLELQRYEPLVQVKVVATGQHREMLDQVLQLFHITPHHDLNIMQHGQTLTQITVRVLEGLDVLLQEQKPHVLLAQGDTTTTFVAALAAFYHQVAFGHVEAGLRTYHKYNPFPEEMNRRLAAVIADFHFAPTPKARENLLREGVHPENIWVTGNTGIDALLMVAEQPYPVTDPQLQQAMASPLRTVLLTAHRRENWGEPLRRICTAVKLLVERFDDIQVVFPMHRNPLVRQTAAEVLGGVPRVLLTDPPDYAPFVKLMQHSTLILTDSGGVQEEAPSLGKPVLVLRETTERPEGVEAGTARLIGTDTERIVQEASRLLTDEDAYEQMARAVNPYGDGKAAQRIRQVLFAHFGVNA, encoded by the coding sequence ATGCCATCTCCCCTGCAGGTGATGACGGTCTTTGGCACACGCCCCGACGCGGTGAAGATGGCGCCGGTCGTGCTGGAACTGCAGCGATACGAGCCGCTCGTGCAGGTGAAGGTAGTGGCGACCGGACAGCACCGCGAGATGCTAGACCAGGTGCTGCAGCTCTTCCATATCACCCCTCATCACGACCTGAACATTATGCAGCACGGTCAAACGCTCACGCAGATTACCGTGCGTGTGCTGGAAGGGCTGGATGTCCTGCTTCAGGAGCAGAAACCGCATGTATTGCTGGCGCAAGGCGATACCACCACCACCTTCGTGGCTGCGCTCGCCGCATTTTACCATCAGGTGGCGTTTGGGCATGTGGAAGCGGGGCTGCGCACATACCACAAGTACAATCCCTTCCCGGAGGAGATGAACCGCAGGCTGGCGGCAGTCATCGCTGACTTCCACTTCGCGCCCACTCCCAAAGCGCGCGAAAACCTGCTACGGGAAGGCGTCCATCCCGAAAACATCTGGGTCACGGGCAACACCGGCATCGACGCCCTGCTGATGGTGGCGGAGCAACCCTATCCCGTTACGGACCCGCAACTGCAACAGGCGATGGCCTCACCTCTGCGTACGGTGCTGCTCACCGCGCACCGCCGCGAGAACTGGGGAGAGCCGTTGCGCCGTATATGTACAGCGGTGAAGCTTCTGGTGGAACGCTTTGACGATATTCAGGTAGTTTTTCCCATGCACCGCAACCCGCTGGTGCGCCAAACTGCTGCCGAGGTACTGGGTGGCGTGCCTCGCGTTCTGCTAACGGACCCTCCCGATTACGCGCCGTTTGTGAAGTTAATGCAGCATTCTACCCTTATCCTCACCGATTCGGGCGGCGTGCAGGAAGAGGCTCCCAGCCTGGGCAAACCGGTGCTGGTGCTGCGTGAAACCACCGAACGCCCTGAAGGGGTAGAAGCAGGCACTGCACGGTTGATAGGAACCGATACCGAGCGCATTGTACAGGAGGCAAGCCGCCTGCTGACCGACGAGGACGCTTACGAGCAAATGGCACGCGCGGTGAACCCATACGGTGACGGCAAGGCGGCGCAGCGTATCCGACAGGTGCTGTTTGCTCATTTTGGAGTAAACGCATGA
- the uppP gene encoding undecaprenyl-diphosphatase encodes MNLIEAVVLGILQGLGEFLPISSSAHLLIAPWLFGWQEGTPQEKLVFDVALHLGTTVAVIGYFRHDLWRLFRALFRPANPHPEDRRVAWMILLACVPGAAAGALFENVIEQSIRTRIALIAGLLMLMGVILYLADRFGRRERPVESLRTLEGFLIGCAQALALIPGVSRSGATITAGLMLGLTREAAARFSFLLSAPITLGATLWTFRHLVKSPPASEQLLVMAAGVVTSSVVGYLSIAFLLRYLRTHSVNLFLWYRLALGLLVLTVWWMRR; translated from the coding sequence ATGAACCTGATAGAAGCTGTGGTGCTGGGCATCCTGCAGGGATTGGGTGAGTTTTTGCCCATTTCCAGCTCTGCCCACCTGTTGATTGCCCCCTGGCTGTTTGGCTGGCAAGAAGGTACCCCGCAGGAGAAGCTGGTGTTCGACGTGGCGCTCCATCTGGGCACCACGGTAGCAGTCATCGGTTACTTCCGGCATGACTTGTGGAGGCTGTTTCGTGCTCTGTTCCGCCCTGCTAACCCACACCCTGAAGACCGCCGTGTGGCGTGGATGATTCTGCTGGCATGCGTGCCGGGTGCGGCGGCGGGTGCGCTGTTCGAGAACGTGATTGAGCAGAGCATCCGCACCCGGATTGCGCTGATTGCTGGACTGCTGATGCTGATGGGCGTGATTCTATACCTTGCTGATCGCTTTGGCAGGCGCGAGCGTCCGGTGGAGTCTTTGCGCACCCTCGAGGGCTTCCTGATCGGCTGTGCGCAGGCGCTGGCGTTAATACCGGGCGTATCGCGTTCTGGAGCGACGATCACCGCGGGGCTGATGCTAGGCTTAACACGCGAGGCGGCGGCAAGGTTCTCGTTTCTGCTCTCCGCGCCGATTACCCTGGGAGCCACGCTATGGACGTTCCGCCATCTGGTGAAGTCGCCTCCTGCTAGCGAGCAACTGCTGGTGATGGCAGCAGGGGTGGTCACCTCCAGTGTCGTGGGCTATCTCTCCATTGCTTTCCTGCTGCGCTACCTGCGCACGCACTCGGTGAACCTGTTCCTGTGGTACCGGCTGGCGCTGGGTTTGCTGGTGCTGACGGTGTGGTGGATGAGGAGATAG